From a single uncultured Fibrobacter sp. genomic region:
- the bioD gene encoding dethiobiotin synthase has product MTLKNLSSLVSRLSSKSKGYFVTATGTDVGKTFVTALLVKKWRDSGIDAGYYKAALSGAEFRDGKWVAGDADYVKRIANLPDSQEQLVSYVYKEAVSPHLAARKEGNPVDLTKVKADFEAACASHEFIFAEGSGGIICPIRYDDQKVFLEDIIKTVNLPILVVTTAALGSINACVLTVEYARSRGLDVRGLIVNRYGSSGNLEMEDDNIRMMQDLTGLEILAKVKDGDTDLGVQPF; this is encoded by the coding sequence CCACCGGAACCGATGTTGGTAAAACATTTGTGACCGCCCTGCTCGTGAAAAAGTGGCGCGATTCCGGTATCGATGCGGGCTACTACAAGGCCGCCCTCAGTGGCGCTGAATTCCGCGACGGCAAATGGGTCGCCGGTGACGCCGACTACGTGAAACGCATTGCAAATCTTCCTGATTCGCAAGAACAGCTCGTGAGCTATGTCTATAAGGAGGCTGTCTCTCCGCATCTTGCTGCTCGCAAAGAAGGGAATCCCGTGGACTTGACGAAGGTCAAAGCCGATTTTGAAGCGGCTTGCGCTAGCCACGAATTCATTTTTGCCGAAGGTAGCGGGGGGATCATTTGTCCCATCCGCTATGATGACCAGAAGGTTTTCCTCGAGGACATTATCAAGACCGTGAACCTCCCGATTCTCGTGGTAACGACGGCGGCGCTCGGCTCCATTAACGCCTGCGTGCTCACAGTGGAATATGCTCGTAGCCGCGGCCTAGACGTCCGCGGGCTCATCGTGAATCGCTACGGCTCCAGCGGCAACTTGGAAATGGAAGACGACAATATCCGCATGATGCAAGACCTAACGGGCCTCGAAATCCTTGCGAAAGTCAAAGACGGCGACACCGATTTAGGCGTTCAACCGTTTTAA
- a CDS encoding GNAT family N-acetyltransferase — MLNIEHYNEKYINEAIAIWNDIVEDGIAFPQKEPLDAQTGDAFFKSQSFTGIAIDADSGEVVGLYILHPNNVGRCGHISNASYAVKKNKRGQHIGEFLVKDCLAKAKEIGFRILQFNAVVATNTSALKLYKKLGFTQLGVIPKGFLLKDGSYEDIIPHYIEL; from the coding sequence GCCATTGCAATCTGGAACGACATTGTCGAAGACGGCATCGCGTTTCCGCAGAAGGAACCACTTGACGCACAAACGGGAGACGCCTTTTTCAAGTCGCAGTCATTCACGGGCATCGCTATCGATGCGGACTCCGGCGAAGTGGTCGGGCTGTACATTCTTCACCCGAATAATGTCGGGCGCTGCGGGCACATTTCAAACGCGAGCTACGCCGTCAAGAAGAACAAGCGCGGCCAGCACATCGGCGAATTTCTCGTGAAGGATTGCCTCGCGAAGGCAAAGGAAATCGGCTTCAGGATTTTGCAGTTCAACGCGGTCGTCGCGACGAATACCTCGGCCCTCAAGCTCTACAAGAAACTCGGCTTTACCCAGCTCGGCGTGATTCCCAAGGGCTTTTTGCTCAAGGACGGGAGCTACGAGGACATTATCCCGCATTATATCGAACTTTAA